In Saccharothrix violaceirubra, the following are encoded in one genomic region:
- a CDS encoding non-ribosomal peptide synthetase, producing the protein MTTSEIEAGRAELLRRRLEQGRSAKRAVIPRADRSGDLPLSYGQQQMWFLGRLDPGSAEYLIPVALRIKGALDVDALRAAWAGIVSRHEVLRTRYALVDDKAVQVVDEPGVIDLPVHDVDGNPVAVLDHVDRAARTGFDLEREWPVRAELIRVADDSHVFVAVFHHIAWDAWSFGVFADELREGYGAAVEKLPPAVAPPAVQFADYASWERERSEVAHRRHLDYWGKQLVDLEPLDLPTDRQRPAARDWRGAVHGQSVPEATAQGVRELAKRYGVTEFVVLLSAFQALLSRYTGRTDVAVGTMVSGRTRPELQRLIGYGINSLVVRTRWTPATTFAELLGDTRTAVYEAFDHQEVPFARLVDELQPQRDMSRTPLFQVAFTLHEAQDDLFALPGLEVSPLDLPSQVSRFDLTALVKQSRDGALRLELEYATALFDRTTVERLAGHYLGLLDAVIAASESRVSELEFVDAAERDLLVRSEVDLSFTVDQGVHALFAARAAAAPTSPAVVFGDEVLSYGELNARANRLARHLVSVGVTPGSLVGICLPRSADVLVSILGVLKAGAAYLPLDPAVPVDRLRFMVEDAGTTVVITDAATRDVVAEFSEGTRVVHGDPAIAAHEESDVDLGTGADDPIYVIYTSGSTGRPKGVCLTHRNVARLLYAGHRHYAFSPDDVWPLFHSYAFDVSVWEMWGALLYGGKLVVVPQSVTRSPEDFLDLLLEHDVTVLNQTPSAFKGLVNLAEADDPRLDALRLRAVVFAGEKLEMGELRPWVDRFGTAGPKLLNMYGITETTVHTTYYEVTAADVADGWRNPVGVPLADLRVHLYDPNGNLVPVGVPGEIHVGGPGVASGYLNRPALTAERFVPDPFVAGQRLYRSGDLARRNPDGSLEFLGRIDDQVKVRGFRIELGEIEAVLTSSPGVLDGAVLLREDVPGDRRIVGYVVPEAGAQPSPREVREFIGARLPEYMVPAAIVVLERLPLTNNGKLDKRALPAPTDDALAKAAYLPPEGPTQERIASLFGDLLNIDRVGAGDSFFDLGGNSMTAVALVGRLRAAGVDVAVRDVFENRSVAALSALVDTREERVFDRRVQPFELISDTDRARLPEGVVDAYPLSKIQTGMVVEMLTSGERAAYHNATSFRVRDDAPFDADALREAARVISSRHQVLRTSIDIDGYSVPMQIVHEDAAMGVEHFDVRGLDDEGVDAAVREFVAHERANPFDLAEKSLVRIGAHEADGNVWWFTITECHAVIEGWTHHTLLMDVLDCYRQIRDTGAPAAVEVPDLRYADFIAAELASLDSPDDRAYWGSVVDTYPRFAVPTGWGDPSVEPHTVTHAVPFVDLEPKLRDLAASAGASLKSVVLAAHFTVLSRLTEQESFLSGLVLHGRPEVLGAERVYGMFLNSLPFHHDRTARTWRDLVGAVFAQEAEVWPHRRFPMPVIQQELGGGERLLDVRFSFHDFTMVDRELVDYAASIDDSPTEFPLAVLARLGHVFLMANSAHFDRANVERIGALYREVFTAMAADPQGDPRVVPLPEAERRSVLAQPDVVVEGFAGSVLDGFEAQAARTPDAVAITYKGESTTYAELDRAANRLAHHLRDQGVGTESVVAVLVDRGPALMTALLATWKAGGAYVPLDPSYPVERVEAVVTDSGAVVAVTESKHTVPGVPTVLLDREAFADRPDTKPDVAVDEENLAYVIFTSGSTGRPKGVQISHRGLANHVRWAADELAGEGGAPVFSSVAFDLVVPNLYAPLVTGHRVAFLPQDLDLADLGALLLEAGPFGFIKLTPGHLDVIASQVPAGTHLADVLVVAGEPLTRTTVRRWQELSPDCRLINEYGPTEASVGTSIHPIHGTPTVDVLPIGKPLPGLTMYVLDARMHPVPIGVVGELYVGGTGVARGYAGQPAMTAERFLPNPFGPGRLYKSGDRVRRAADGTVEFLGRVDDQVKIRGYRVEPGEVRNVLLDHPSVSDAAVIADGTGNDVRLLGYVVSDVDGEELRRFCATRVPEYMVPAAVVRLTAIPLNANGKIDRRALPSVEEAAAEVRSSEPRTALERQIAEVWCKVLERSSVGVHDDFFAVGGHSIRAVAVVGALRAAGVEVGVQEVFRNRTIAELAEAISGVPVQEDAPRTPLETQIAEVWCRVLDLPSVGVHDDFFAVGGHSIRAVAVVGALRAAGVEVGVQDVFRHRTIAELAEAISGVPAVGGPRTPLEAQIAEVWRKVLDLPSVGIHDDFFAVGGHSIRAVAVVGALRAAGVEVGVQDVFRNRTIAELAEAISGAPAVGGPRTALETQIAEVWRKVLELPSVGVHDDFFAVGGHSIRAVAVVGALRAAGITVGVQDVFRHRTIAELAEAISGESAETVPGERLVEPFALLSAEDRAALPGGLADAYPLSRVQLGMVVEMLSDPTVNRYHNCQSFRVNDTTPFDVDALRRAAAKLVARHEVLRSAIHLEDYSTPLQLVHEHAELSVSARDLRDLDQAGKENAMREFVAHERATLFDLRTAPLERITVHVDGDDGWWLSVTVCHAITEGWSQRLVVGELLALYRAERDGGDAGLPALPAVRYADFIAAEQKSLASEETAEYWTSVVTGLPKFTLPEAWAGAPGASYILPVAFADLRTDLERLGAAAGAPFKSVLLGAHLAVLSRLGADGGFHSGLVSDSRPAVEGVERVPGMYLNTVPIAFEGRATTWRELVSGVFETETALWPHRTLPMPAIAALAGPGRLLDVMFSYRDFDAAETDLDGQSGQGGIGVGEGAGEGANEFPLAVSTVPGHLALTVDPSYVAPEHGRWLADLYRRVLEAMAADPDGDATAELAADDVPDWNDTAVEW; encoded by the coding sequence GTGACGACGAGCGAGATCGAGGCCGGGCGCGCGGAACTGCTGCGTCGCCGCCTCGAACAGGGCCGGTCGGCCAAGCGGGCGGTGATCCCGCGTGCCGACCGGTCGGGTGACCTGCCGCTGTCCTACGGCCAGCAGCAGATGTGGTTCCTCGGTCGGCTCGACCCGGGCAGCGCCGAGTACCTGATCCCGGTCGCCCTGCGGATCAAGGGCGCGCTGGACGTCGACGCGCTGCGTGCCGCGTGGGCCGGGATCGTGTCCCGCCACGAGGTGCTGCGCACCCGCTACGCCCTGGTCGACGACAAGGCCGTGCAGGTCGTCGACGAGCCCGGCGTGATCGACCTGCCCGTGCACGACGTGGACGGCAACCCCGTCGCCGTGCTCGACCACGTGGACCGCGCCGCCCGCACCGGGTTCGACCTGGAGCGCGAGTGGCCGGTCCGGGCCGAGCTGATCCGCGTGGCGGACGACTCGCACGTGTTCGTGGCCGTGTTCCACCACATCGCGTGGGACGCCTGGTCGTTCGGCGTGTTCGCGGACGAACTACGCGAGGGCTACGGCGCGGCGGTGGAGAAGCTGCCGCCCGCGGTGGCGCCCCCGGCCGTGCAGTTCGCCGACTACGCGTCGTGGGAGCGGGAACGGTCCGAGGTCGCGCACCGCCGCCACCTCGACTACTGGGGCAAGCAGCTCGTCGACCTCGAACCGCTGGACCTGCCGACCGACCGGCAGCGCCCGGCGGCGCGGGACTGGCGCGGCGCCGTGCACGGGCAGTCCGTGCCCGAGGCGACCGCCCAGGGCGTGCGCGAGCTGGCCAAGCGCTACGGCGTCACCGAGTTCGTGGTGCTGCTGTCGGCGTTCCAGGCCCTGCTCTCCCGCTACACCGGTCGCACGGACGTCGCGGTCGGCACGATGGTGTCCGGCCGCACCCGGCCCGAACTCCAGCGCCTGATCGGCTACGGCATCAACAGCCTGGTCGTGCGCACCCGCTGGACGCCCGCGACCACGTTCGCCGAGCTGCTCGGCGACACGCGGACCGCCGTCTACGAGGCGTTCGACCACCAGGAGGTGCCGTTCGCCCGCCTGGTCGACGAACTCCAGCCGCAGCGCGACATGTCCCGCACGCCGCTGTTCCAGGTGGCGTTCACGCTGCACGAGGCGCAGGACGACCTGTTCGCGCTGCCGGGCCTGGAGGTCTCGCCGCTCGACCTGCCCTCGCAGGTGTCCCGGTTCGACCTGACCGCCCTGGTCAAGCAGAGCCGCGACGGCGCGCTGCGCCTGGAGCTGGAGTACGCGACCGCGCTGTTCGACCGGACGACCGTGGAGCGGCTCGCCGGCCACTACCTCGGCCTGCTGGACGCGGTGATCGCCGCGTCCGAGTCGCGCGTGTCCGAGCTGGAGTTCGTCGACGCGGCCGAGCGCGACCTGCTCGTGCGCTCCGAGGTCGACCTCTCGTTCACCGTCGACCAGGGCGTGCACGCGCTGTTCGCGGCCCGTGCCGCCGCGGCGCCGACCTCGCCCGCCGTGGTGTTCGGCGACGAGGTGCTGTCGTACGGCGAGCTGAACGCCCGCGCGAACCGGCTGGCCCGCCACCTGGTCTCCGTCGGCGTCACGCCGGGGTCGCTGGTGGGCATCTGCCTGCCGCGCTCGGCGGACGTGCTGGTGTCGATCCTGGGCGTGCTCAAGGCCGGTGCCGCGTACCTGCCGCTGGACCCGGCCGTGCCGGTGGACCGGCTGCGGTTCATGGTCGAGGACGCGGGCACGACCGTCGTGATCACCGACGCCGCCACCCGGGACGTCGTCGCGGAGTTCTCCGAGGGCACGCGCGTCGTGCACGGCGACCCGGCGATCGCGGCGCACGAAGAGTCCGATGTGGACCTCGGGACCGGCGCCGACGACCCGATCTACGTGATCTACACGTCGGGCTCCACCGGCCGCCCCAAGGGCGTGTGCTTGACGCACCGCAACGTGGCCCGCCTGCTCTACGCGGGCCACCGGCACTACGCGTTCAGCCCGGACGACGTGTGGCCGCTGTTCCACTCCTACGCGTTCGACGTGTCCGTGTGGGAGATGTGGGGCGCGTTGCTCTACGGCGGCAAGCTCGTCGTCGTGCCGCAGTCGGTCACGCGTTCGCCCGAGGACTTCCTGGACCTGTTGCTGGAGCACGACGTCACGGTGCTCAACCAGACGCCGTCGGCGTTCAAGGGCCTGGTCAACCTCGCCGAGGCGGACGACCCGCGCCTGGACGCGCTGCGCCTGCGCGCCGTGGTCTTCGCGGGCGAGAAGCTGGAGATGGGCGAGCTGCGGCCGTGGGTCGACCGCTTCGGCACCGCCGGGCCCAAGCTGCTCAACATGTACGGCATCACCGAGACGACCGTGCACACCACGTACTACGAGGTCACGGCCGCCGACGTGGCCGACGGCTGGCGCAACCCGGTCGGCGTGCCGCTGGCCGACCTGCGCGTGCACCTGTACGACCCGAACGGCAACCTCGTGCCGGTCGGCGTCCCGGGCGAGATCCACGTCGGCGGTCCGGGTGTGGCCTCCGGTTACCTCAACCGCCCGGCGTTGACCGCCGAGCGGTTCGTACCGGACCCGTTCGTGGCCGGGCAGCGGCTGTACCGCAGCGGCGACCTCGCGCGGCGCAACCCGGACGGCAGCCTGGAGTTCCTGGGCCGCATCGACGACCAGGTCAAGGTGCGCGGTTTCCGGATCGAGCTGGGCGAGATCGAGGCCGTGCTGACCTCGTCCCCCGGTGTGCTCGACGGTGCCGTGCTGCTGCGCGAGGACGTGCCGGGCGACCGCCGGATCGTCGGCTACGTCGTGCCCGAGGCCGGTGCGCAGCCGTCGCCCCGCGAGGTGCGCGAGTTCATCGGTGCCCGGCTGCCCGAGTACATGGTGCCCGCCGCGATCGTGGTGCTCGAACGCCTGCCGTTGACCAACAACGGCAAGCTGGACAAGCGCGCGCTGCCCGCGCCGACCGACGACGCGCTGGCCAAGGCCGCGTACCTGCCGCCGGAGGGGCCGACCCAGGAGCGCATCGCGAGCCTGTTCGGCGACCTGCTGAACATCGACCGCGTCGGTGCCGGCGACAGCTTCTTCGACCTGGGCGGCAACTCGATGACCGCCGTGGCGCTCGTCGGCCGGCTGCGTGCCGCCGGTGTCGACGTCGCCGTGCGCGACGTGTTCGAGAACCGCTCGGTCGCGGCGCTGTCCGCGCTGGTCGACACCCGCGAGGAGCGCGTGTTCGACCGCCGCGTCCAGCCGTTCGAGCTGATCTCCGACACCGACCGGGCACGCCTGCCCGAGGGTGTCGTGGACGCCTACCCGCTGTCGAAGATCCAGACCGGCATGGTCGTGGAGATGCTGACCTCGGGCGAGCGCGCGGCGTACCACAACGCCACGTCGTTCCGGGTCCGCGACGACGCGCCGTTCGACGCCGACGCACTGCGCGAGGCCGCCCGCGTGATCTCCTCGCGGCACCAGGTGTTGCGCACGAGCATCGACATCGACGGCTACTCGGTACCCATGCAGATCGTGCACGAGGACGCCGCCATGGGCGTCGAGCACTTCGACGTGCGCGGCCTGGACGACGAGGGCGTGGACGCGGCCGTGCGCGAGTTCGTGGCGCACGAGCGCGCGAACCCGTTCGACCTGGCCGAGAAGTCGCTGGTCCGGATCGGCGCGCACGAGGCCGACGGGAACGTCTGGTGGTTCACCATCACCGAGTGCCACGCGGTGATCGAGGGCTGGACGCACCACACGCTGCTGATGGACGTCCTCGACTGCTACCGGCAGATCCGCGACACGGGCGCACCGGCCGCCGTCGAGGTGCCCGACCTGCGCTACGCGGACTTCATCGCCGCCGAGCTGGCGTCGCTGGACTCGCCCGACGACCGCGCCTACTGGGGTTCGGTGGTCGACACCTACCCCCGGTTCGCCGTGCCGACCGGCTGGGGCGACCCCTCGGTCGAGCCGCACACGGTCACGCACGCGGTGCCGTTCGTGGACCTGGAGCCGAAGCTGCGCGACCTGGCCGCGAGCGCGGGCGCGTCGCTCAAGAGCGTCGTGCTCGCCGCGCACTTCACCGTGCTGAGCAGGCTCACCGAGCAGGAGAGCTTCCTGAGCGGCCTGGTCCTGCACGGCCGGCCCGAGGTGCTCGGCGCCGAGCGCGTGTACGGCATGTTCCTCAACAGCCTGCCGTTCCACCACGACCGGACCGCCCGCACGTGGCGCGACCTGGTCGGCGCGGTGTTCGCGCAGGAGGCCGAGGTGTGGCCGCACCGCCGGTTCCCGATGCCGGTGATCCAGCAGGAGCTGGGCGGCGGCGAGCGGCTGCTCGACGTCCGGTTCAGCTTCCACGACTTCACCATGGTCGACCGCGAACTCGTGGACTACGCGGCCAGCATCGACGACAGCCCGACCGAGTTCCCGCTCGCCGTGCTCGCCCGCCTGGGCCACGTGTTCCTCATGGCCAACAGCGCGCACTTCGACCGCGCGAACGTCGAGCGGATCGGCGCGCTGTACCGCGAGGTCTTCACGGCCATGGCCGCCGACCCGCAGGGCGACCCGAGGGTCGTGCCGCTGCCCGAGGCCGAGCGGCGGTCCGTGCTCGCGCAGCCGGACGTGGTCGTCGAGGGTTTCGCGGGCTCGGTGCTCGACGGGTTCGAGGCGCAGGCCGCCCGCACGCCGGACGCCGTCGCGATCACCTACAAGGGCGAGAGCACGACCTACGCCGAGCTGGACCGGGCCGCGAACCGGCTGGCCCACCACCTGCGCGACCAGGGCGTCGGCACGGAGTCGGTCGTCGCGGTGCTCGTCGACCGCGGCCCGGCCCTGATGACCGCGCTGCTGGCCACGTGGAAGGCGGGCGGTGCCTATGTGCCGCTCGACCCGAGCTACCCGGTGGAGCGCGTCGAGGCCGTCGTCACGGACTCGGGCGCGGTCGTGGCCGTGACCGAGTCCAAGCACACCGTGCCCGGCGTGCCGACCGTGCTGCTGGACCGCGAGGCCTTCGCCGACCGGCCGGACACCAAGCCGGACGTGGCCGTGGACGAGGAGAACCTCGCCTACGTGATCTTCACGTCGGGCTCGACCGGCCGCCCCAAGGGTGTGCAGATCAGCCACCGGGGCCTGGCCAACCACGTCCGCTGGGCGGCGGACGAGCTGGCCGGCGAGGGCGGCGCTCCGGTGTTCTCCTCGGTCGCGTTCGACCTCGTGGTGCCCAACCTGTACGCGCCGCTGGTCACCGGCCACCGGGTCGCGTTCCTGCCGCAGGACCTCGACCTGGCCGACCTGGGCGCGCTGCTGCTGGAAGCCGGACCGTTCGGGTTCATCAAGCTCACGCCCGGCCACCTCGACGTGATCGCGTCGCAGGTCCCGGCCGGCACGCACCTCGCCGACGTGCTCGTCGTCGCCGGTGAGCCGCTGACCCGCACGACCGTGCGGCGCTGGCAGGAGCTGTCGCCGGACTGCCGGCTGATCAACGAGTACGGTCCGACCGAGGCGTCGGTCGGCACGAGCATCCACCCGATCCACGGCACGCCGACCGTCGACGTGCTGCCGATCGGCAAGCCGCTGCCGGGTCTGACGATGTACGTGCTCGACGCCCGCATGCACCCGGTTCCGATCGGCGTGGTCGGCGAGCTGTACGTCGGCGGCACGGGTGTGGCGCGCGGCTACGCGGGTCAGCCCGCGATGACCGCCGAGCGCTTCCTGCCCAACCCGTTCGGGCCGGGCCGCCTCTACAAGTCCGGCGACCGGGTGCGCCGCGCGGCCGACGGCACGGTCGAGTTCCTCGGCCGCGTCGACGACCAGGTCAAGATCCGCGGCTACCGGGTCGAGCCCGGCGAGGTCCGCAACGTGCTGCTGGACCACCCCTCGGTGTCCGACGCGGCTGTGATCGCCGACGGCACCGGCAACGACGTCCGCCTGCTCGGCTACGTCGTGTCCGATGTGGATGGTGAGGAGCTGCGTCGCTTCTGCGCCACCCGCGTGCCCGAGTACATGGTGCCCGCCGCGGTCGTGCGGCTGACCGCGATCCCGTTGAACGCCAACGGGAAGATCGACCGGCGCGCGCTGCCGTCGGTCGAGGAGGCGGCGGCCGAGGTCCGCTCGTCCGAACCGCGCACGGCACTGGAGCGGCAGATCGCCGAGGTGTGGTGCAAGGTCCTGGAGCGGTCGTCCGTGGGCGTCCACGACGACTTCTTCGCGGTCGGCGGCCACTCGATCCGCGCGGTGGCGGTCGTGGGCGCGTTGCGCGCGGCCGGTGTCGAGGTCGGTGTGCAGGAGGTGTTCCGCAACCGCACGATCGCCGAGCTGGCCGAGGCCATCTCCGGCGTGCCCGTGCAGGAGGACGCGCCGCGCACCCCGCTGGAGACCCAGATCGCCGAGGTGTGGTGCAGGGTCCTCGACCTGCCGTCGGTCGGTGTGCACGACGACTTCTTCGCGGTCGGCGGGCATTCGATCCGTGCGGTCGCGGTGGTCGGCGCGTTGCGCGCGGCCGGTGTCGAGGTCGGTGTGCAGGACGTGTTCCGGCACCGGACGATCGCGGAGCTGGCCGAGGCGATCTCGGGCGTTCCGGCGGTCGGTGGACCGCGCACGCCGCTCGAAGCGCAGATCGCCGAGGTGTGGCGCAAGGTCCTGGACCTGCCGTCGGTCGGCATCCACGACGACTTCTTCGCCGTCGGTGGGCACTCGATCCGTGCGGTGGCCGTCGTGGGCGCGTTGCGCGCGGCGGGTGTCGAGGTCGGTGTGCAGGACGTGTTCCGCAACCGGACCATCGCCGAGCTGGCCGAGGCCATCTCGGGTGCGCCGGCCGTGGGCGGTCCGCGCACCGCGCTGGAGACCCAGATCGCCGAGGTGTGGCGGAAGGTCCTGGAGCTGCCGTCGGTCGGTGTGCACGACGACTTCTTCGCGGTGGGCGGGCATTCGATCCGTGCGGTCGCGGTGGTCGGCGCGTTGCGCGCGGCGGGCATCACGGTCGGCGTGCAGGACGTGTTCCGGCACCGGACCATCGCCGAGCTGGCCGAGGCGATCTCGGGCGAGTCCGCCGAGACCGTGCCGGGGGAGCGGCTCGTCGAGCCGTTCGCGTTGCTGTCGGCGGAGGACCGGGCGGCGCTGCCCGGCGGCCTGGCCGACGCGTACCCGCTGTCGCGCGTGCAGCTGGGCATGGTCGTGGAGATGCTCTCCGACCCGACCGTGAACCGGTACCACAACTGCCAGTCGTTCCGGGTCAACGACACCACGCCGTTCGACGTGGACGCGTTGCGCCGCGCGGCGGCGAAGCTGGTGGCCCGGCACGAGGTCCTGCGCTCGGCGATCCACCTGGAGGACTACTCCACCCCGCTCCAGCTCGTGCACGAGCACGCCGAGCTGTCGGTCTCGGCGCGCGACCTGCGCGACCTGGACCAGGCGGGCAAGGAGAACGCCATGCGCGAGTTCGTCGCGCACGAGCGGGCCACGCTGTTCGACCTGCGCACCGCCCCGCTGGAGCGGATCACCGTGCACGTCGACGGCGACGACGGCTGGTGGCTGTCGGTGACCGTGTGCCACGCGATCACCGAGGGCTGGAGCCAGCGCCTGGTCGTCGGCGAACTCCTGGCCCTGTACCGGGCCGAGCGCGACGGCGGCGACGCGGGCCTGCCCGCCCTGCCCGCCGTCCGCTACGCCGACTTCATCGCCGCCGAGCAGAAGTCGTTGGCGTCGGAGGAGACCGCCGAGTACTGGACGTCGGTCGTCACCGGCCTGCCGAAGTTCACCCTCCCCGAGGCGTGGGCCGGCGCACCCGGCGCGTCCTACATCCTGCCGGTGGCGTTCGCCGACCTGCGGACGGACCTGGAGCGGCTCGGTGCCGCCGCCGGTGCGCCGTTCAAGAGCGTGCTGCTCGGCGCGCACCTGGCGGTGTTGTCCCGGCTCGGCGCCGACGGCGGCTTCCACAGCGGTCTGGTCTCCGACTCGCGACCGGCGGTCGAGGGCGTCGAACGCGTGCCCGGCATGTACCTGAACACCGTGCCGATCGCGTTCGAGGGCCGGGCCACGACGTGGCGCGAGCTGGTCTCGGGCGTGTTCGAGACCGAGACCGCGCTGTGGCCGCACCGCACGCTGCCGATGCCCGCGATCGCCGCCCTGGCGGGACCGGGCCGGCTGCTGGACGTCATGTTCAGCTACCGCGACTTCGACGCGGCCGAGACCGACCTGGACGGGCAGAGCGGCCAGGGCGGCATCGGCGTCGGCGAGGGCGCGGGCGAGGGCGCGAACGAGTTCCCGCTGGCGGTGTCGACGGTGCCCGGCCATCTGGCGCTGACCGTGGACCCGTCCTACGTCGCGCCCGAGCACGGCCGGTGGCTCGCCGACCTCTACCGGCGGGTGCTCGAAGCCATGGCCGCCGACCCGGACGGCGACGCGACCGCCGAACTCGCCGCCGACGACGTGCCCGACTGGAACGACACGGCGGTGGAGTGGTGA